From the Takifugu flavidus isolate HTHZ2018 chromosome 12, ASM371156v2, whole genome shotgun sequence genome, one window contains:
- the dharma gene encoding dharma yields the protein MDGSGPSDFSIERILSPQLGLGRTEPQQHRSLAADPGAFRGPPPLLLQFGLSFTEPGFQYFRRPDFSCACSASGVHLHLREAPEAPLADHHGYCPAGVPAQAQLRQRARVRTVFTDAQLRQLEALFDLTDYPPAEARAQVATGSGLSEETVRVWFKNRRARRKQQRSAKVKSPSSPCQRSADTKAAASVL from the exons ATGGACGGAAGCGGACCGTCGGACTTCAGCATTGAGCGCATCCTGTCCCCGCAGCTCGGGCTGGGCCGGACCGAACCGCAGCAGCACCGCAGCCTCGCCGCGGACCCCGGGGCCTTCCGCGGGCCCCCGCCGCTCCTGCTCCAGTTCGGGCTCAGCTTCACAGAACCGGGTTTCCAGTACTTCCGTCGTCCGGACTTCAGCTGCGCGTGTTCCGCCTCCGGAGTTCATCTGCACCTGCGCGAGGCTCCAG AAGCTCCGCTGGCAGATCACCATGGTTACTGTCCGGCCGGCGTGCCCGCGCAGGCGCAGCTGCGCCAGAGGGCGCGCGTGAGGACGGTGTTCACGGACGCGCAGCTGCGGCAGCTCGAGGCGCTCTTTGATCTCACCGACTACCCGCCGGCGGAGGCGCGCGCGCAGGTGGCGACGGGCAGCGGGCTGAGCGAGGAGACCGTGAGG gTCTGGTTCAAGAACCGCAGAGCTCGGCGGAAGCAGCAGCGCAGCGCCAAGGTCAAGTCTCCGTCCTCTccgtgtcaaaggtcagcggACACCAAGGCCGCGGCGTCCGTCCTCTGA